Proteins from a single region of Erythrobacter sp.:
- a CDS encoding ATP-binding cassette domain-containing protein: MGLLAAIERYGDAAGQPLPPGWARDVAVDALPEGAAALEGLAAALGWDAPQAIAGRPRPDEFPLLLHDAARGWLVARQWIGEDDLALTDGSVIAFAEDTQTFVRLALADPLGDEQVTAFQIVARAVARRSRALVLAGLATIFANILTLATSLYAMQLYDRVIPLASFDTLVVLTAGVMFALLLDLALRSLRGVLIEAEAQGIDREVAEFFFARAQAIRLDARPGGIGTMAAQIQGQEQIRQVMSASSLFVITDLPFAVLFIVVVLGIGGPLALVPLVSFPIAIGMALLFARIIRKSAERAQVTGNRKNGMLVEMLDASETLKANLGGWHMLARWNRLIGEIQHYDYPVKRASAVSGALFSTMQQVTYTAVLCFGAYLAATGEITTGALLACSIIVGRINGPLIAQLPGLIVQWGYARSSLRGLDMLLKYPVEKTASQGGLRPGKLAGSLVVNEARFAYRGGPEVLAVQGLVIQPGEKVAVLGGIGAGKSTLLKLLAGLYTPNAGAITLGGLDLSQIAEETLRRNIGYLSQSARLVRGSLRDSLTMGLPAVSDDALIEVARATGLDGLFAGGSRGLDAEVQEGGAGLSGGQRALVSINRLIHAAPRVWLLDEPTAALDAASEKAVLDAVQARLGPDSIMVMATHKLPLVERFDRVVVMARGQIISSEPVDAFLRKLRDLSGPGPRPASTEGLVSTRINKGGNA; this comes from the coding sequence ATGGGGCTGCTTGCTGCAATCGAACGCTATGGCGATGCTGCTGGTCAGCCGTTGCCGCCCGGCTGGGCGCGCGACGTGGCGGTGGACGCCTTGCCGGAAGGGGCAGCGGCGCTCGAAGGGCTTGCCGCCGCGCTCGGCTGGGATGCGCCGCAAGCCATTGCCGGCCGTCCGCGCCCGGATGAATTCCCGCTCCTGCTGCATGATGCCGCGCGCGGCTGGTTGGTCGCACGGCAATGGATCGGCGAGGATGATCTGGCACTGACCGACGGCAGCGTTATCGCCTTCGCCGAGGACACCCAGACCTTTGTCCGCCTGGCATTGGCCGACCCGTTGGGCGACGAGCAGGTGACCGCTTTCCAGATTGTCGCTCGCGCTGTCGCCCGCCGCAGCCGCGCTCTGGTGCTGGCGGGGCTGGCGACGATCTTTGCCAACATCCTCACGCTCGCGACCTCGCTCTATGCAATGCAGCTGTACGACCGCGTCATCCCGCTCGCGAGTTTCGACACGCTGGTGGTGCTCACCGCCGGGGTGATGTTCGCGCTGCTGCTCGATCTTGCACTGCGCTCCTTGCGCGGCGTGCTGATCGAGGCCGAGGCGCAGGGCATCGACCGCGAGGTGGCGGAATTCTTCTTTGCCCGCGCGCAGGCGATCCGGCTTGATGCGCGGCCCGGCGGGATCGGGACAATGGCCGCGCAGATCCAGGGGCAGGAGCAGATCCGGCAGGTGATGTCGGCCAGTTCGCTGTTTGTGATCACCGATCTGCCCTTTGCGGTGCTGTTCATTGTCGTGGTGCTGGGCATTGGCGGCCCGCTCGCGCTGGTGCCGCTGGTGAGCTTCCCGATCGCAATCGGCATGGCGCTGCTGTTCGCCCGCATCATCCGCAAGAGCGCCGAGCGGGCGCAGGTCACCGGCAACCGCAAGAACGGGATGCTGGTGGAGATGCTCGATGCCTCCGAGACACTGAAGGCGAACCTTGGCGGTTGGCACATGCTGGCGCGCTGGAACCGGCTGATCGGCGAGATTCAGCATTATGATTACCCCGTGAAGCGCGCCTCGGCGGTGTCGGGCGCGCTGTTTTCGACCATGCAGCAGGTCACCTACACCGCCGTCCTGTGCTTCGGCGCCTATCTCGCCGCGACCGGAGAGATCACCACCGGCGCGCTGCTCGCCTGTTCGATCATCGTCGGGCGCATCAACGGCCCGCTGATTGCGCAATTGCCGGGGCTGATCGTGCAGTGGGGCTATGCGCGCTCGTCGCTGCGCGGGCTCGACATGCTGCTCAAGTACCCGGTCGAGAAGACCGCCTCGCAAGGCGGCCTCAGACCGGGCAAGCTCGCCGGGTCGCTGGTGGTGAACGAGGCGCGCTTTGCCTATCGCGGCGGGCCCGAGGTGCTGGCGGTGCAGGGGCTTGTGATCCAGCCGGGCGAGAAGGTGGCGGTGCTGGGTGGCATCGGGGCGGGCAAATCGACCCTGCTGAAGCTGCTCGCGGGCCTCTACACCCCCAATGCCGGAGCGATCACGCTGGGCGGGCTCGATCTGTCGCAGATCGCCGAGGAGACCCTGCGGCGCAATATCGGCTATCTGTCGCAAAGCGCGCGGCTGGTGCGCGGCTCCTTGCGCGACAGTCTGACGATGGGCCTGCCCGCTGTGAGCGATGATGCGCTGATCGAGGTGGCACGGGCGACCGGGCTTGACGGGCTGTTTGCAGGCGGAAGCCGCGGGCTCGATGCCGAGGTGCAGGAGGGCGGCGCCGGGCTTTCCGGTGGACAGCGCGCGCTGGTCTCCATCAACCGCCTGATCCATGCCGCGCCCCGCGTGTGGCTGCTCGACGAGCCGACCGCCGCGCTCGATGCCGCTTCGGAGAAGGCCGTGCTCGATGCGGTGCAGGCGCGGCTCGGGCCGGACAGCATCATGGTGATGGCGACCCACAAGCTGCCGCTGGTCGAGCGGTTTGACCGGGTGGTGGTGATGGCGCGCGGACAGATCATCAGCAGCGAGCCTGTCGACGCCTTCCTGCGCAAGCTGCGCGACCTGTCCGGACCCGGTCCG
- a CDS encoding TolC family protein, giving the protein MALPVLAAALVPAGAASQEAAYGPEAVPATSEPAREVPAGLPPAMALLADRALSDNPQVIASRAALAVSQADLDAARWLRYPSLSAEALAATGGSNAADIDGFAVNLALEQPLWAGGTIDSRIEAARSLRDAGAEGLREARFGILMGIIDAWFGVVRADQRALALEAGIAEHRSLVGSIERRVDAEVSPQADLTLARSRTTQLEIELASVREAGDNALVRLGELTGAVTERPDLPGSDIFTGVPPELIAFDEMIACTPSLARLRGEIAAAQAEVRGAKGALLPQLLLQLSQNELTGARAALVLRAQTGNGLSRFSAIDRAEARVDQSMAQLGAVDREIRARLSSEFVALRSNRAQADAGTDATLAAADLQASYQRQFVAGRRSWLDVMNAAREVISARIGESDARVNAAANATRVLAMSCRWRPAGL; this is encoded by the coding sequence ATGGCTCTGCCTGTGTTGGCCGCCGCTTTGGTGCCGGCGGGCGCTGCCTCGCAAGAAGCGGCCTATGGCCCCGAGGCTGTTCCGGCGACCAGCGAGCCTGCGCGCGAAGTGCCTGCCGGCCTGCCGCCCGCGATGGCGCTGCTGGCCGACCGCGCCTTGTCCGACAATCCGCAGGTGATCGCCAGCCGCGCCGCGCTCGCCGTGTCGCAGGCCGATCTCGATGCCGCCCGCTGGCTGCGCTACCCCAGCCTCTCGGCCGAGGCGCTGGCGGCGACCGGCGGGTCCAATGCGGCGGATATTGACGGGTTCGCCGTCAACCTTGCGCTCGAACAGCCCTTGTGGGCGGGCGGCACCATCGACAGCCGGATCGAGGCTGCTCGCTCGCTGCGCGATGCCGGGGCCGAGGGGCTGCGCGAGGCGCGCTTCGGTATTCTCATGGGGATCATAGACGCCTGGTTCGGCGTGGTCCGCGCCGATCAGCGCGCGCTGGCGCTGGAGGCGGGGATTGCCGAGCATCGCTCGCTGGTTGGCTCGATCGAGCGGCGGGTGGACGCCGAGGTCTCGCCGCAGGCCGACCTTACGCTCGCCCGTTCGCGCACCACCCAGCTGGAGATTGAACTGGCATCGGTGCGCGAGGCGGGGGACAATGCGCTGGTGCGGCTGGGCGAGCTGACCGGCGCGGTGACCGAGCGGCCCGACCTTCCGGGCTCCGACATCTTCACCGGCGTGCCGCCCGAACTGATCGCCTTTGACGAGATGATCGCCTGCACCCCCTCGCTCGCGCGGCTGCGGGGCGAGATTGCCGCCGCACAGGCCGAAGTGCGCGGGGCCAAGGGCGCGCTGCTGCCGCAATTGCTGCTGCAACTTTCGCAGAACGAGCTGACCGGCGCGCGCGCCGCGCTGGTGCTGCGGGCGCAGACCGGCAATGGCCTGTCGCGCTTTTCCGCGATTGACCGGGCCGAAGCGCGGGTCGACCAGTCCATGGCGCAGCTTGGCGCGGTCGACCGCGAGATCCGTGCGCGGCTCTCCAGCGAGTTCGTCGCGCTGCGTTCCAATCGCGCCCAGGCCGATGCTGGAACCGATGCGACGCTTGCAGCGGCCGATCTTCAGGCGAGCTACCAGCGCCAGTTTGTCGCGGGACGGCGGAGCTGGCTTGATGTGATGAACGCGGCGCGCGAAGTTATCTCGGCGCGGATCGGCGAGAGCGATGCGCGGGTCAATGCGGCGGCCAATGCCACCCGCGTTCTTGCAATGTCGTGCCGTTGGCGTCCGGCTGGGCTATAG
- a CDS encoding NAD-dependent epimerase/dehydratase family protein, whose translation MRNVLVTGSAGFIGFHLSQLLLEEGFRVVGYDGMTDYYDVRIKQRRHQMLLQHPNFTCTEGMLEDFDKLHALALAEKPDVIVHLAAQAGVRYSLENPRAYVNANLVGTFNVMECARELGVDHLLMASTSSVYGANTDMPFDEGQKVDTPLTLYAATKKANETMAHSYAHLWDLPVTMFRFFTVYGPWGRPDMALFKFTRGILEGTPIDIYNDGEMYRDFTYVSDLVRGIRLLIDAAPVRPDSPEDIAPGDSLSPVAPFRVVNIGNGDKVRLLDFVEAIEAECGRAAIRNYLPIQPGDVPATWADASLLKSLTGYAPQTPFREGVAKFVAWYRDYYGV comes from the coding sequence ATGCGCAACGTTCTCGTCACTGGCTCGGCCGGGTTCATCGGCTTTCACCTCTCGCAATTACTGCTGGAAGAGGGCTTCCGTGTGGTCGGTTATGACGGGATGACCGACTATTACGACGTGCGGATCAAGCAGCGGCGGCACCAGATGCTGCTCCAGCATCCGAACTTCACCTGCACCGAAGGGATGCTGGAGGATTTCGACAAGCTCCACGCGCTGGCTTTGGCGGAGAAGCCGGATGTGATCGTCCACCTCGCCGCGCAGGCTGGGGTGCGCTACAGCCTCGAAAACCCGCGCGCCTATGTGAATGCGAACCTCGTCGGCACCTTCAACGTGATGGAATGCGCGCGCGAACTGGGCGTGGATCACCTGCTGATGGCGTCGACCTCGTCGGTCTACGGGGCCAACACCGACATGCCGTTCGATGAGGGGCAGAAGGTCGACACCCCCCTCACCCTCTACGCCGCGACCAAGAAGGCGAACGAGACGATGGCGCATTCCTATGCCCATCTATGGGACCTGCCGGTAACGATGTTCCGCTTTTTCACCGTCTATGGCCCGTGGGGGCGGCCCGACATGGCGCTGTTCAAGTTCACCCGCGGAATCCTCGAAGGCACACCGATCGACATCTACAATGATGGCGAGATGTACCGCGACTTCACCTATGTCAGCGATCTGGTGCGCGGCATCCGCCTGCTGATCGATGCCGCCCCGGTGCGACCCGACAGCCCCGAGGATATTGCCCCGGGCGATAGTCTTTCCCCGGTCGCACCGTTCCGGGTGGTGAACATCGGCAATGGCGACAAGGTGCGCCTGCTCGATTTCGTCGAGGCGATCGAGGCGGAATGCGGACGCGCGGCGATCCGCAACTACCTGCCGATCCAGCCCGGCGACGTGCCCGCAACCTGGGCCGATGCGAGCCTGCTCAAATCGCTCACCGGCTATGCCCCGCAAACCCCGTTCCGCGAGGGCGTGGCGAAGTTCGTCGCGTGGTACCGCGACTATTACGGGGTCTGA
- a CDS encoding nucleotide sugar dehydrogenase: protein MDKTIAVVGLGYVGLPVAVALAERLGPRGASVRGFDISARRVRELHDGTDTTREIDPARLAACGLAVSDSPAVLEGADMVIVTVPTPITEERRPDLSPLGRACETIGPRLKPGALVVFESTVFPGVTEEICGPWLAHHSGLMQGADFTLGYSPERINPGDHVHRLETITKIIAADSPEALARMRAVYGAIVDAGLHEAPSIKVAEAAKVIENTQRDLNIALMNEIALIFDRMGIATRDVLAAAGTKWNFLPFTPGLVGGHCIGVDPFYLTAAAEKLGYRPEVILAGRRINDAMGREIAQKVVKLLIAGGVSPCRAKVGVMGLTFKQDVPDIRNSKVPDILAELREYGIDALVSDPLAEPAAALHEYGIALRPPEDLQELDALVLAVNHAQYLADPQALVARVRSGGVLVDVKSALDRAVLPEELVYWSL, encoded by the coding sequence ATGGACAAAACCATTGCAGTCGTGGGGCTTGGCTATGTCGGCCTGCCGGTCGCGGTGGCGCTCGCCGAAAGGCTGGGGCCGCGCGGTGCGAGCGTGCGCGGCTTCGACATTTCTGCGCGCCGTGTGCGCGAACTGCACGATGGCACCGACACCACGCGCGAAATCGATCCGGCGCGGCTGGCGGCCTGCGGGCTGGCGGTTTCGGATAGTCCCGCCGTGCTGGAAGGCGCCGACATGGTGATCGTCACGGTGCCGACCCCGATCACCGAGGAACGCCGCCCCGATCTCTCCCCACTGGGGCGCGCCTGCGAGACCATCGGTCCGCGCCTCAAGCCGGGCGCGCTGGTGGTGTTCGAATCGACTGTCTTTCCCGGCGTGACCGAGGAGATCTGCGGACCCTGGCTGGCGCACCATTCGGGCCTGATGCAGGGCGCGGATTTCACGCTCGGCTACAGCCCGGAGCGCATCAACCCGGGCGATCACGTCCATCGGCTCGAGACCATCACCAAGATCATCGCGGCCGACAGCCCCGAGGCTCTCGCCCGGATGCGCGCGGTCTATGGCGCGATTGTCGATGCGGGGCTGCACGAGGCGCCCTCGATCAAGGTCGCCGAAGCGGCAAAGGTGATCGAGAACACCCAGCGCGATCTCAACATCGCCCTGATGAACGAAATCGCCCTGATCTTCGACCGCATGGGTATCGCCACCCGCGATGTGCTGGCGGCGGCCGGGACGAAGTGGAACTTCCTGCCCTTCACCCCCGGCCTCGTCGGCGGGCATTGCATCGGGGTCGATCCCTTCTACCTCACCGCAGCGGCGGAAAAGCTCGGCTACCGGCCCGAGGTGATCCTCGCAGGACGGCGCATCAATGACGCGATGGGACGCGAGATCGCGCAGAAGGTGGTGAAGCTGCTGATCGCGGGCGGGGTCTCCCCCTGCCGCGCGAAGGTCGGGGTGATGGGGCTGACCTTCAAGCAGGACGTGCCCGACATCCGCAATTCCAAAGTGCCCGATATCCTCGCCGAACTGCGCGAATACGGCATCGACGCGCTCGTGAGCGACCCGCTGGCAGAGCCGGCCGCGGCCTTGCATGAATACGGCATAGCCTTGCGCCCGCCGGAGGATTTGCAGGAGCTTGATGCGCTGGTGCTGGCGGTGAACCACGCGCAATATCTGGCCGATCCGCAGGCGCTGGTCGCCCGCGTGCGGTCAGGAGGCGTGCTGGTGGATGTGAAGAGCGCGCTGGATCGCGCGGTGCTGCCCGAAGAACTGGTATACTGGAGTTTGTGA
- a CDS encoding demethoxyubiquinone hydroxylase family protein, producing the protein MDKTELHRMIRVDQAGEFGATRIYEGQLAVMGDRGPHSAEIRHMAEQEREHRAKFDALLVRRGVRPTALHPFWSAAGYVLGAGTALLGPEAAMACTAAVETEIDKHYSDQLDKLAESGADPELAEMIEAFREDEREHRDAALANGAERAPAYPLLAGAIRLGCRIAIKVSERL; encoded by the coding sequence ATGGACAAGACCGAACTCCACCGCATGATCCGGGTCGACCAGGCCGGGGAATTCGGCGCGACCCGCATCTATGAAGGCCAGCTTGCGGTGATGGGCGATCGCGGCCCCCACTCCGCCGAAATCCGCCACATGGCCGAGCAAGAGCGGGAGCACCGCGCCAAGTTCGACGCGCTGCTGGTGCGGCGCGGGGTGCGGCCGACAGCGCTGCATCCCTTCTGGTCGGCGGCAGGTTATGTGCTGGGCGCAGGCACGGCGTTGCTCGGGCCGGAAGCGGCGATGGCCTGCACGGCGGCAGTCGAGACCGAGATCGACAAGCATTACAGCGACCAGCTCGACAAGCTGGCCGAGAGCGGCGCCGATCCCGAGCTTGCCGAAATGATCGAGGCGTTCCGCGAGGACGAACGCGAACACCGCGACGCGGCGCTGGCCAATGGTGCCGAACGTGCGCCCGCCTACCCCCTGCTCGCGGGTGCGATCCGTCTGGGATGCCGCATCGCGATCAAGGTGAGCGAGCGCCTTTAG
- a CDS encoding disulfide bond formation protein B: MDRIAKARLLAVLVPAALLGGAYTAQLGFGLAPCEMCWWQRYPHFAALGLGLLAFVAPPARVWTMLAGVAIIASGLIGGFHAGVEYDWWEGITPCTAPASALDVLNTAAAPHVRCDVAPWDLFGISLAGFNFLISCTMGAAVLALAAYRK; this comes from the coding sequence ATGGACCGGATTGCCAAGGCGCGGCTGCTGGCCGTACTGGTGCCTGCCGCGCTGCTCGGCGGGGCCTATACTGCCCAGCTGGGTTTCGGACTTGCCCCTTGCGAGATGTGCTGGTGGCAGCGCTACCCGCATTTCGCCGCGCTGGGGCTGGGGCTGCTCGCCTTTGTCGCCCCGCCGGCGCGGGTGTGGACCATGCTCGCAGGCGTCGCGATCATCGCCTCTGGCCTGATCGGCGGGTTTCATGCGGGCGTGGAATATGACTGGTGGGAGGGCATCACGCCCTGCACCGCGCCGGCCAGCGCGCTGGATGTGCTCAACACCGCCGCTGCCCCGCATGTGCGCTGCGATGTGGCCCCGTGGGACCTCTTCGGCATCTCGCTTGCGGGCTTCAATTTCCTGATTTCCTGCACCATGGGTGCAGCCGTTCTGGCGCTGGCCGCGTATCGCAAGTAA
- a CDS encoding S41 family peptidase: protein MNIAALLRSAALVTAVALIPATTATMAQVDGRAGPEFAKLFAVFQRVKSSYVEPVEDDVLIRGAIDGMLAALDPHSAYLDGGDLQRLETMIDGNYSGLGLSVVLEDGAVKVVSPFRGSPADSAGIKAGDFITHLDGKLIYGGSLDDAVAQMRGPSGTSIRLTIFRPGREEPLEVDVTRGVIELEPVTHAMEPGNIGVITVNEFSADVGADVFAAWQAIQKKAPGGRVSGLVLDLRNNPGGSLDESVALADLFLTDGRIVSQRGRARGETMLYDAETVYRGDMADGVPMIVLINAGSASASEIVAGALQDHRRALIMGERSFGKGSVQSLLPLGPDAALKLTTARYFTPSGKSVQEGGIKPDIAVPQLSDPDLALRVKYQTRESDLRGHLINELGIKDEEMEADKAPDPRFQLTAAQLEQQGVKDFQLHYAMETLRRTTRSTVALRPARK from the coding sequence ATGAATATCGCCGCTCTCCTGCGCAGCGCCGCACTTGTCACTGCGGTCGCGCTGATCCCCGCCACCACTGCCACCATGGCCCAGGTCGATGGCCGTGCCGGCCCCGAATTCGCCAAGCTGTTCGCGGTCTTCCAGCGGGTGAAGTCGAGCTATGTCGAGCCGGTCGAGGACGATGTGCTGATCCGCGGCGCGATTGACGGGATGCTTGCGGCGCTGGATCCCCATTCGGCCTATCTTGATGGCGGCGATCTCCAGCGGCTGGAGACCATGATCGACGGCAATTATTCGGGTCTCGGCCTGTCGGTCGTTCTCGAGGACGGCGCGGTCAAGGTGGTCTCGCCGTTCCGCGGCAGCCCGGCCGACAGCGCTGGCATCAAGGCGGGCGATTTCATCACACACCTTGATGGCAAGCTGATCTATGGTGGCAGCCTTGATGATGCCGTGGCCCAGATGCGCGGGCCTTCGGGCACCTCGATCCGGCTGACGATCTTCCGTCCGGGCCGCGAGGAGCCGCTCGAAGTCGATGTGACGCGCGGCGTGATCGAGCTCGAACCGGTGACCCACGCGATGGAGCCGGGCAATATCGGGGTCATCACCGTCAACGAATTCTCCGCCGATGTCGGCGCTGACGTGTTTGCCGCTTGGCAGGCGATCCAGAAGAAGGCGCCGGGCGGCCGCGTGAGCGGTCTGGTGCTCGATCTGCGCAACAATCCGGGCGGCAGCCTCGACGAATCCGTCGCTCTGGCCGACCTGTTCCTGACCGACGGACGGATCGTCAGCCAGCGCGGCCGTGCGCGGGGCGAAACGATGCTTTATGATGCCGAGACGGTCTATCGCGGCGACATGGCCGACGGCGTGCCGATGATCGTGCTGATCAATGCCGGTTCCGCCTCGGCCTCCGAGATTGTCGCAGGCGCACTGCAGGATCACCGCCGCGCGCTGATCATGGGCGAACGCAGCTTCGGCAAGGGTTCGGTGCAGTCGCTGCTGCCGCTCGGCCCGGATGCCGCGCTGAAGCTCACCACCGCGCGCTATTTCACGCCGTCGGGCAAGTCCGTGCAGGAAGGCGGGATCAAGCCCGACATCGCCGTGCCGCAGCTGTCCGACCCGGATCTGGCGCTGCGGGTGAAGTATCAGACCCGCGAAAGCGATCTGCGCGGCCACCTGATCAACGAGCTTGGCATCAAGGACGAGGAGATGGAGGCGGACAAGGCCCCCGATCCGCGCTTCCAGCTGACCGCTGCGCAGCTCGAACAGCAGGGAGTGAAGGACTTCCAGCTGCATTACGCGATGGAGACCCTGCGCCGCACCACCCGCAGCACGGTCGCCCTGCGTCCGGCACGCAAGTAG
- a CDS encoding murein hydrolase activator EnvC family protein, with translation MRRPAFLSVLALVALGAALTAAVPQTSAAPSALLLEPREAEAQLARATREGRLAQGRAARLTREAEAATEAATRTAREAAALAARIQQAEADIEVARARLSLTRAARAVLTARLAEKQEPTARLAAALQTAARRPLALSALQPGSLKEVVYVRAVLDSAVPQIRRRTAGLRADLEKGRALEADAARALAAQRDGEQSLRQRRADLAALENTQRLASRAARGQALREAERALALAEEARDLDGLVARLDDIAALRRDLAALPGPVLRPADLAAALPAQPVPTPAASAPPPRDVQLPVDGRTLLGFGAKRDSGLPSTGLLLAPVAGAQVVAPASGRVAFAGPYRGFGRIIIIEHDGGWTSLVTGLAQVNVTVGDNVIGGSPVGLAGGRDAPVTFELRRDGTPVNPLQFLR, from the coding sequence ATGCGTCGCCCCGCGTTCCTGTCCGTGCTTGCTCTGGTTGCGCTTGGCGCAGCGCTGACCGCTGCCGTGCCGCAGACCAGCGCTGCGCCCTCGGCCCTGCTGCTGGAGCCGCGCGAGGCCGAAGCCCAGCTCGCCCGCGCCACGCGCGAAGGCCGGCTGGCGCAGGGCCGCGCAGCGCGCCTTACCCGCGAAGCCGAAGCCGCGACCGAGGCTGCCACCCGCACCGCGCGCGAAGCCGCGGCGCTCGCCGCCCGGATCCAGCAGGCTGAAGCCGATATCGAAGTCGCCCGCGCGCGGCTCTCGCTCACCCGCGCGGCACGGGCTGTTCTGACGGCGAGGCTCGCCGAAAAGCAGGAGCCGACCGCGCGCCTTGCCGCCGCGCTCCAGACCGCTGCCCGCCGCCCGCTGGCGCTTTCGGCCTTGCAGCCGGGATCGCTCAAGGAGGTGGTCTATGTCCGCGCCGTGCTCGACAGCGCGGTGCCGCAGATCCGCCGCCGAACGGCTGGCCTGCGCGCCGATCTCGAAAAGGGGCGCGCGCTGGAGGCCGATGCGGCCCGCGCTCTTGCTGCGCAGCGCGATGGCGAGCAGAGCCTGCGCCAGCGCCGTGCCGATCTCGCCGCGCTCGAGAACACCCAGCGCCTCGCCTCGCGTGCGGCGCGCGGACAGGCCCTGCGCGAGGCCGAGCGTGCGCTCGCGCTGGCCGAGGAAGCGCGCGATCTCGACGGCCTCGTCGCGCGACTCGATGACATTGCCGCCCTGCGGCGCGATCTCGCTGCGTTGCCCGGGCCGGTCCTGCGTCCGGCCGATCTTGCCGCCGCGCTCCCCGCGCAGCCCGTGCCAACGCCCGCCGCCAGCGCGCCGCCGCCGCGTGATGTCCAGCTGCCGGTGGACGGGCGCACGCTCTTGGGCTTCGGCGCCAAACGCGATAGCGGCTTGCCGAGCACCGGCCTGTTGCTGGCCCCGGTGGCCGGCGCGCAGGTGGTCGCCCCTGCCAGCGGGCGCGTGGCCTTTGCCGGCCCCTATCGCGGCTTCGGGCGAATCATCATCATCGAGCATGACGGCGGCTGGACCAGCCTCGTCACCGGCCTTGCGCAGGTGAATGTCACGGTCGGCGACAATGTGATCGGTGGGAGCCCAGTGGGCCTTGCAGGCGGGCGCGATGCCCCTGTCACCTTCGAGCTGCGGCGCGATGGAACGCCGGTCAACCCCTTGCAATTCCTGCGCTAG
- a CDS encoding 23S rRNA (pseudouridine(1915)-N(3))-methyltransferase RlmH, which yields MLLHIIARGKIGRSPEGELVERYAKRLTWPVKLTEWPDTGAGKAADPVTPLRTVLLDERGRAMSSEAFAALLGKWRDEGVRETRFMIGAADGHSDAERASADLLLAFGPATWPHMMARAMLMEQLYRATTILAGHPYHRAG from the coding sequence ATCCTTCTTCACATCATCGCGCGCGGGAAAATCGGGCGCTCGCCGGAGGGCGAGCTGGTGGAGCGTTATGCCAAGCGCCTGACCTGGCCGGTGAAGCTCACCGAATGGCCCGATACGGGCGCCGGCAAGGCGGCCGATCCGGTGACCCCGCTTCGCACCGTGCTGCTCGATGAACGTGGGCGTGCGATGTCGTCGGAAGCCTTCGCCGCGCTGCTCGGCAAGTGGCGCGACGAGGGCGTGCGCGAGACCCGCTTTATGATCGGCGCGGCAGACGGCCACTCCGATGCCGAGCGCGCCTCGGCCGATCTGCTGCTCGCCTTCGGCCCCGCCACCTGGCCGCACATGATGGCCCGCGCGATGCTGATGGAGCAGCTCTACCGCGCCACCACGATCCTTGCAGGCCATCCCTATCATCGGGCAGGATAG
- the rsfS gene encoding ribosome silencing factor encodes MGADALHQLVLTQLDDDQAQEIVSIPLEGKSSIADHMVIASGRSTRQVASMAQKLAEKIKQAGFGNARVEGLPAADWVLIDAGDVVIHLFRPEVRSFYNLERMWSFEGSEASMMGRN; translated from the coding sequence ATGGGCGCCGATGCACTGCACCAGCTGGTGCTCACGCAGCTTGACGATGATCAGGCGCAGGAAATCGTCTCGATCCCGCTGGAGGGCAAGAGCTCGATTGCCGATCACATGGTGATCGCCAGCGGCCGTTCGACCCGTCAGGTCGCCTCGATGGCGCAGAAGCTGGCCGAGAAGATCAAGCAGGCCGGTTTCGGCAACGCCCGGGTCGAAGGCCTGCCGGCCGCCGACTGGGTGCTGATCGATGCGGGCGACGTGGTGATCCACCTGTTCCGCCCCGAAGTGCGCAGCTTCTACAACCTTGAGCGCATGTGGTCGTTCGAGGGTTCGGAAGCGTCGATGATGGGCCGCAACTAG
- a CDS encoding nicotinate-nucleotide adenylyltransferase, which yields MSAQPVLTGLLGGSFNPAHGGHRRITLFAMQALGLEETWWLVSPGNPLKPQAGMAPLEARLLSARQQARRARIVPTTIERELGTRYTVDTLAKLVRRYPKRRFVWLMGADNLSQFHRWKDWRRIARTMPIAVIARPGYDGPAMTSPAMAWLRRHIVPAAGFRKRGQWSAPALVLLRFDPDHRSATAIRRAHAGWAEDTLGKDRDKDCRALVRDRLTFRKLSSREQA from the coding sequence ATGAGCGCGCAACCCGTCCTCACCGGGCTCCTCGGGGGCAGCTTCAATCCCGCGCATGGCGGGCACCGGCGCATCACGCTCTTTGCGATGCAGGCGCTGGGGCTGGAGGAGACGTGGTGGCTGGTCTCCCCCGGCAATCCCCTGAAGCCGCAGGCCGGGATGGCGCCGCTGGAGGCACGGCTGCTGTCGGCCCGCCAGCAAGCCCGCCGCGCGCGGATCGTGCCTACCACCATCGAGCGCGAGCTCGGCACCCGCTACACCGTCGACACCCTCGCAAAACTGGTCCGGCGCTATCCCAAGCGGCGCTTCGTGTGGCTGATGGGGGCCGATAATCTCAGCCAGTTCCATCGCTGGAAGGACTGGCGACGGATCGCACGGACAATGCCGATTGCGGTCATCGCCCGCCCCGGCTATGATGGGCCCGCCATGACGAGCCCCGCCATGGCCTGGCTCAGGCGCCATATCGTGCCTGCCGCCGGTTTTCGGAAACGGGGGCAATGGAGCGCACCGGCCCTGGTGTTATTGCGTTTCGATCCTGATCACCGCTCGGCCACGGCCATTCGCCGTGCCCATGCCGGGTGGGCCGAGGACACCCTCGGCAAGGATCGCGACAAGGATTGCAGGGCATTGGTGCGTGATCGGCTGACATTCCGCAAGCTCAGCTCACGGGAACAGGCATGA